One Cloacibacillus sp. DNA window includes the following coding sequences:
- a CDS encoding formate C-acetyltransferase/glycerol dehydratase family glycyl radical enzyme, producing MNERVSKIRQQLQESIPSVDIVRARVYTKVHREWRALPLITRNALALKELFETMPIAIHEDELIVGAPTVERRAAQVFPEIQSGWLADELEGLGTREWDPLALTPEDRRELEETIIPFWQGRTINERIFQQLGDDTKNFLYMNPDEYPRKPSCLVDNFSLLEKGIGTTVPNYKVMLEKGAKALLAEAVEARSKLDPTDTENIDKIVFYEAAETVLKAFMRLAERYADLALALAAEEERPGRRAELLEIARICRKVPAEPSDSFHEALQSFWFTHMAVRIDLSGHSLSPGRFDQYMRPYYENDASLGETKKERALELLELLYLKFSELMLLVSTPTSRHYAGVPQWQNLNVGGVKPDGTDATNDLSYLCIEAMSDLAIVQPDISIRVHEHTPEKLLLAACRLSRQGTGHPKYYNDELITLSMTSRGLSIEEARNFSIMGCVEPRAYGEGIHLTGGHVNVPIALELALNNGVFLLTGKKIGVETGDPATFDTFDKLWNAFKIQLDNMVNHLFIIDAYAERAYVDLISTPFLSVITPDCLGRGRSLQQGGARYNFGPAVNLFGCTDTGDSLYAIKKVVYEKKEISLTELIKILRKNFEGHEDIRQYLLNKVDKYGNDIDEVDYMVRDVAQTGNDAVMRYRNIFGGQADGGIIPVTSGIAFGLVAGALPSGRKSGVAYADSVSPMPGMDVNGPTAALRSVGKMDLVKLKNGTLLNIKINPSCVKDEAGLRKFADLIRGAFNDKVWHVQANCVTADTLRAAQEKPAEYKDLLVRVAGYSAYFANLHKEVQEDIIKRTEFSEL from the coding sequence TTGAACGAGCGAGTATCGAAGATCAGGCAGCAGTTACAGGAATCTATTCCAAGCGTCGATATCGTCAGGGCGCGCGTTTATACAAAGGTACACCGTGAATGGCGTGCGCTTCCTCTTATTACAAGAAACGCGTTGGCTCTAAAGGAACTTTTTGAGACAATGCCAATCGCTATCCATGAAGACGAACTGATCGTTGGGGCACCGACGGTGGAGAGACGCGCCGCTCAGGTCTTTCCCGAGATCCAGTCGGGATGGCTTGCCGACGAACTTGAGGGGCTGGGCACGCGGGAATGGGACCCGCTGGCGCTTACGCCTGAAGACAGGCGGGAGCTCGAGGAAACGATCATTCCCTTTTGGCAGGGCCGTACGATCAACGAGAGGATTTTCCAGCAGCTTGGAGACGATACGAAAAATTTCCTCTATATGAACCCTGATGAATATCCGCGCAAGCCGAGCTGTTTGGTCGATAACTTCTCACTATTGGAGAAGGGTATCGGTACGACGGTGCCAAATTATAAAGTCATGCTGGAAAAGGGCGCGAAGGCTCTGCTTGCGGAGGCGGTAGAAGCGCGGTCGAAGCTGGATCCTACGGATACGGAAAATATCGACAAGATTGTTTTTTATGAGGCCGCGGAGACCGTATTGAAGGCGTTTATGCGCCTTGCGGAACGTTATGCCGATCTTGCCCTCGCCCTCGCCGCCGAGGAAGAGAGGCCGGGGCGGCGTGCGGAGCTGCTTGAGATAGCCCGCATCTGCAGGAAGGTGCCGGCGGAACCATCGGATAGTTTTCATGAGGCACTGCAGTCTTTCTGGTTTACGCATATGGCGGTTCGGATAGATTTGAGCGGGCATTCGCTCTCTCCCGGCAGATTTGACCAGTATATGCGGCCCTATTATGAGAACGATGCCTCACTTGGCGAAACAAAAAAGGAACGTGCTCTGGAGCTGCTGGAGCTCCTTTATCTTAAATTTTCAGAGCTGATGCTGCTGGTGAGCACCCCGACGTCACGTCATTACGCCGGCGTCCCTCAGTGGCAGAATCTTAACGTCGGCGGAGTGAAGCCGGATGGCACCGACGCTACCAACGATCTCTCCTATCTCTGCATAGAGGCGATGTCGGACCTTGCGATCGTACAGCCGGATATCTCCATCAGGGTACATGAGCATACGCCAGAAAAGCTTTTACTGGCCGCCTGCCGCCTCTCCCGTCAGGGAACCGGACATCCGAAATATTACAATGACGAACTCATCACCCTCTCCATGACCTCGCGCGGCCTTTCCATTGAGGAGGCGAGGAATTTTTCGATCATGGGCTGCGTGGAACCGCGCGCTTACGGCGAGGGCATTCATCTCACGGGGGGTCACGTTAATGTGCCTATCGCGCTTGAGCTGGCGCTTAACAACGGCGTTTTCCTTTTAACGGGTAAAAAAATCGGCGTTGAGACCGGTGATCCCGCAACCTTCGATACCTTTGACAAACTCTGGAACGCATTTAAGATCCAGCTTGACAACATGGTAAATCACCTTTTCATTATCGACGCCTATGCTGAGCGCGCCTATGTCGACCTTATTTCCACCCCGTTCCTCTCCGTCATTACACCGGATTGTCTGGGGCGCGGACGCTCGCTTCAGCAGGGCGGCGCGCGTTATAATTTCGGCCCCGCAGTCAACCTTTTCGGCTGTACCGACACCGGGGACTCTTTGTACGCGATCAAGAAGGTCGTCTATGAGAAAAAAGAGATATCGCTCACGGAATTAATCAAAATCCTGCGCAAAAATTTTGAGGGACACGAGGATATACGGCAGTATCTTTTAAACAAAGTGGACAAGTACGGAAACGATATTGACGAAGTCGACTACATGGTTCGCGACGTCGCCCAGACGGGAAACGACGCCGTCATGCGCTACCGCAATATTTTCGGCGGGCAGGCGGACGGCGGGATCATACCGGTCACTTCAGGGATTGCCTTTGGTTTGGTGGCTGGAGCCCTTCCCTCCGGGCGTAAAAGCGGCGTAGCCTATGCCGACAGCGTATCGCCGATGCCGGGAATGGATGTGAACGGTCCGACCGCGGCTTTGAGGTCCGTCGGAAAGATGGATCTCGTAAAGCTGAAAAACGGCACGCTGCTTAACATCAAGATCAATCCGAGCTGTGTTAAGGACGAAGCCGGTCTGCGCAAATTCGCGGATCTCATCCGCGGCGCCTTCAACGACAAGGTCTGGCACGTCCAGGCTAACTGTGTCACGGCGGATACGCTGCGGGCCGCGCAGGAAAAACCGGCCGAATATAAAGATCTTCTTGTTCGTGTGGCGGGATACAGCGCCTACTTTGCGAATCTTCACAAAGAGGTGCAGGAAGATATTATAAAGCGGACTGAGTTCTCGGAGCTGTAG
- a CDS encoding TetR/AcrR family transcriptional regulator — MYKKGNKRKTQAEQTRRHIYETAAKLFTEKSFEEVTVNDIVAASGTSVGAFYHHFKNKQGVMVVTYRTLDEQYREYYRDIICGPECAGKCSIEKIELFMRNTVELIADIGRDFLSVFYQYILKDSSVSDSMLDSGREFFSILREMIAEGKKRGEIPEEVDTEQMVRDLTIIARGCEVEWCISRGKVEIDSQSMSLIKKYLCGLTV; from the coding sequence ATGTACAAAAAAGGCAATAAAAGAAAAACCCAGGCGGAGCAGACGCGCAGGCATATTTACGAAACGGCCGCGAAACTCTTTACGGAGAAGAGCTTTGAGGAGGTTACGGTCAATGATATCGTCGCCGCTTCAGGAACCTCCGTAGGAGCCTTTTATCATCATTTCAAAAATAAACAGGGTGTTATGGTCGTCACATATAGAACACTTGACGAGCAGTACAGGGAATATTACCGTGACATTATATGCGGTCCGGAATGCGCCGGTAAATGCTCTATTGAAAAGATCGAGCTATTTATGCGCAACACTGTGGAGCTTATCGCCGACATAGGCAGGGATTTTCTCTCCGTCTTTTATCAGTATATTCTTAAGGACAGCTCTGTCAGCGATTCTATGCTTGATTCCGGGAGAGAATTTTTTTCGATATTGAGGGAAATGATAGCGGAGGGGAAAAAACGGGGAGAGATTCCCGAAGAGGTTGACACGGAACAGATGGTTCGCGACCTGACTATAATAGCCAGAGGATGTGAGGTCGAATGGTGTATCAGCAGGGGAAAGGTTGAGATTGATTCACAGAGCATGAGCCTGATAAAGAAATATCTCTGCGGTCTTACCGTGTGA
- a CDS encoding DUF5058 family protein, with product MVSEIFNAVWLYLVVLVIILLVLAQCVVFMRKAWRRALGLGISEAQLKNTLVSGISISIMPTLPVLIVFLALTPLLGSPLPWLRLSVIGSAQYESYAASVALQSVGEKLIPGGYSLKGWISAAWVMTIGGSACVLWSSLAIKPISLMYEKIEAKMDKRFVYAIGGGALSGVMAFVTVTFGLSAISTNGVVFGVSFAFGALLVLFQRKRPESKWIGEYLMTISMLVAMAAACIIF from the coding sequence ATGGTATCTGAGATCTTCAACGCGGTATGGCTCTATCTTGTAGTCTTAGTCATCATTTTATTGGTATTGGCGCAATGCGTGGTCTTTATGCGCAAGGCTTGGAGACGGGCGCTGGGATTGGGAATCTCCGAGGCACAGTTAAAGAATACCCTCGTCTCGGGGATCAGTATCAGCATCATGCCAACGCTGCCCGTGCTGATCGTATTTCTCGCTCTGACTCCGCTGCTGGGATCTCCCCTGCCCTGGCTCAGGCTCTCGGTCATCGGCTCCGCGCAGTATGAGTCTTACGCGGCAAGCGTCGCGTTGCAGAGCGTGGGCGAGAAACTTATCCCCGGCGGTTACTCGCTGAAAGGCTGGATATCCGCCGCCTGGGTAATGACTATCGGCGGCAGCGCCTGCGTACTCTGGTCGTCTCTCGCGATAAAGCCTATATCTTTAATGTACGAGAAGATCGAGGCGAAGATGGACAAGCGTTTCGTTTACGCGATCGGCGGCGGAGCGTTGTCGGGCGTGATGGCTTTTGTAACGGTCACCTTTGGGTTAAGCGCAATTTCTACGAACGGGGTGGTCTTTGGCGTCAGCTTTGCATTCGGCGCGCTTCTCGTTCTGTTCCAGCGCAAACGTCCGGAGAGTAAATGGATCGGCGAATATCTCATGACTATCAGTATGCTTGTAGCCATGGCTGCGGCATGCATAATATTTTAA
- a CDS encoding amidohydrolase family protein codes for MENYKKIKCGKLYDGIQAKLQEEMEILVCGKYIKEVGHNLPCPEGTEEIDLSHLSVTPGMIDAHVHPQFFSWRDLYKDVIFNSDGYRALATYHTAEKALRGGFTTIRSIGWFRESYELDVKRAISEGHLPGARMVVAAHILASSGSHGDMSQVVRSHPQLSDFLESTYVGTGNGPDFFQAAVRREKKIGGDFIKIMATGGFATPNDDPDDIQMSDGEFKAVFDTAKELKIPVTAHVYGTRLMQKLIGFGITGMEHGSLMDKETAKMFEATGTYLVPTFCPYQDAIEGDEESMSMKSPEFCRKLHFYQERLRRGREAILESNIKLGYGTDLVAVHESYESGWEYSAWLRSGADPFRALQAATKNNAEICGIEKIAGTIEKGKYADISGWGRDLLKDENALRDCSFVMKEGKVYQAESYVDL; via the coding sequence ATGGAAAATTACAAAAAGATCAAATGCGGAAAACTCTATGACGGCATACAGGCAAAGCTCCAGGAAGAGATGGAAATACTGGTCTGCGGAAAATATATAAAGGAAGTCGGACATAATCTTCCTTGTCCCGAAGGTACAGAGGAAATAGACCTCTCGCACCTCTCGGTAACTCCTGGAATGATCGACGCGCATGTTCATCCGCAGTTTTTCAGCTGGCGCGACCTATATAAAGATGTGATTTTCAATTCCGACGGATACCGCGCGCTGGCGACATACCATACCGCAGAAAAGGCCCTGCGCGGCGGTTTTACGACGATACGTTCCATCGGGTGGTTCAGGGAGTCATATGAACTTGACGTAAAGCGGGCCATCAGCGAAGGGCACCTGCCAGGAGCGCGTATGGTGGTGGCGGCACATATCCTTGCCAGCTCAGGCAGCCACGGAGATATGTCGCAGGTAGTGCGCAGCCACCCACAGCTAAGCGATTTTCTGGAAAGCACCTATGTCGGCACGGGAAACGGACCCGATTTTTTCCAGGCCGCTGTCCGCAGAGAGAAGAAGATAGGCGGAGATTTTATTAAAATAATGGCGACAGGCGGTTTTGCCACGCCAAACGACGATCCTGACGATATACAGATGAGCGACGGTGAATTCAAGGCAGTCTTCGATACGGCAAAAGAGCTTAAAATACCAGTCACCGCGCATGTTTATGGGACAAGGCTGATGCAAAAGCTGATCGGGTTCGGCATTACAGGAATGGAACACGGCTCTCTCATGGATAAAGAGACGGCAAAAATGTTCGAAGCGACGGGAACTTATCTGGTTCCCACCTTCTGTCCATACCAGGACGCCATAGAAGGCGACGAAGAGAGTATGTCGATGAAATCTCCCGAGTTCTGCCGTAAGCTCCATTTCTATCAGGAACGCCTGCGCAGGGGAAGAGAGGCCATACTTGAGAGCAATATCAAACTAGGATACGGAACGGATCTCGTCGCCGTCCACGAAAGCTACGAAAGCGGCTGGGAATACAGCGCCTGGCTGAGAAGCGGCGCAGACCCCTTCCGCGCCCTCCAAGCCGCCACAAAAAACAACGCTGAAATCTGCGGCATAGAAAAAATCGCCGGAACGATCGAAAAAGGTAAATACGCGGACATATCAGGCTGGGGCAGGGACCTTCTTAAAGATGAAAATGCTCTGCGGGACTGCTCTTTTGTAATGAAGGAGGGAAAGGTCTACCAAGCGGAAAGCTATGTCGATCTTTAA
- a CDS encoding amidohydrolase family protein has translation MPRKMKIIDSHVHIYPEFLKEERDKIAAREPWFELLTASKVQKWGTAEELVAAMDESGVESALATTFAFRDQGLCREMNDYVLDAARRFPGRIVPLAVVSPTRPGAAAEARRAFDLGAAGLGELFPDGQFFDLSCAEQLREVCGICGEYNKFVLFHTAEQAGHQYAGKGAYGAREAAAFCRNFPLTRVVFAHFGGGLWAFAAMPEMRLLTSNAYFDTAAWPWLYEPQILDAIFAIGAGDKILFGSDWPILGFARYEKLIAQTGLSPEEKEALLHGNAERLLA, from the coding sequence TTGCCGCGTAAAATGAAGATAATCGATTCCCACGTACACATATACCCCGAATTTCTCAAAGAAGAGCGCGACAAGATCGCTGCCCGCGAACCCTGGTTTGAGCTGCTGACCGCCTCTAAGGTACAGAAATGGGGCACGGCGGAGGAGCTGGTGGCGGCGATGGACGAGAGCGGCGTCGAGAGCGCGCTTGCCACGACCTTTGCCTTCCGGGACCAGGGGCTCTGCCGCGAGATGAACGATTACGTCCTCGATGCGGCGCGCCGTTTTCCCGGGCGTATCGTACCGCTGGCCGTCGTATCTCCGACGCGGCCCGGTGCGGCGGCGGAGGCGCGGCGCGCCTTCGACCTCGGCGCCGCGGGGCTGGGCGAGCTTTTTCCCGACGGACAGTTCTTTGACCTTTCGTGCGCGGAACAGTTGCGGGAGGTCTGCGGCATCTGTGGCGAATATAACAAATTTGTCCTTTTCCACACCGCGGAGCAGGCCGGCCATCAATATGCCGGCAAGGGAGCCTACGGCGCGCGCGAGGCGGCGGCCTTCTGCCGTAATTTTCCGCTGACGCGCGTAGTCTTCGCGCACTTCGGCGGAGGTCTCTGGGCCTTCGCCGCGATGCCCGAGATGCGCCTGCTGACGTCGAACGCCTATTTTGACACCGCCGCCTGGCCCTGGCTCTACGAACCCCAAATACTAGACGCGATATTCGCGATAGGCGCGGGGGACAAGATATTGTTCGGCTCGGATTGGCCAATACTCGGCTTTGCAAGATATGAAAAGCTGATCGCGCAGACGGGGCTCTCACCGGAAGAGAAAGAGGCGCTGCTGCACGGCAACGCGGAAAGGCTGCTTGCTTAG
- a CDS encoding GntR family transcriptional regulator — protein MPNTSLADQAANKIRILIKENKLRPGAHINIDSLAKEFGISQTPIREALKKLIAEGMAVYKPKAGYSVRNLSLHEYLQVFEILQVMETYLVKELAKIPFIVDLVSLREINEELRQSISQGNRDLIGRINDKFHKKLYENYHNKLMVDRLYSLWNEMCSGRNLMYDNKIFTNRMAAEHEAIISAIENGDPKAAEEAISAHYLSGRESAIIYFPVEA, from the coding sequence TTGCCGAATACCTCGCTGGCGGATCAAGCTGCCAACAAAATCAGGATACTCATAAAAGAGAATAAATTAAGGCCGGGAGCCCATATAAACATAGATTCTTTGGCCAAAGAATTTGGCATCAGCCAGACTCCGATACGCGAGGCGCTTAAAAAACTTATCGCGGAGGGTATGGCGGTCTACAAGCCGAAGGCCGGTTATTCGGTGCGTAACCTCTCTCTCCACGAATACCTCCAGGTCTTTGAAATACTGCAGGTGATGGAGACATATCTGGTGAAAGAGCTTGCGAAGATCCCTTTTATTGTGGACCTCGTCTCCCTGCGTGAGATAAACGAAGAGCTCAGGCAGAGCATATCGCAGGGTAACCGTGACCTGATCGGCCGCATAAACGATAAATTTCATAAAAAACTCTACGAAAACTATCATAATAAACTGATGGTAGACCGCCTTTATAGCCTGTGGAACGAAATGTGTTCGGGAAGAAATCTCATGTACGACAACAAAATATTTACGAACAGAATGGCCGCCGAACACGAAGCTATCATCAGCGCGATCGAAAACGGTGATCCAAAAGCCGCGGAGGAGGCGATCTCCGCCCACTATCTCAGCGGTAGAGAGAGCGCGATCATCTATTTCCCCGTGGAAGCCTGA
- a CDS encoding alanine--glyoxylate aminotransferase family protein, with protein sequence MELKAGMTLPLRKTTEKLLMGPGPSNADQRVLRAMSEPMIGHLDPDFLGIMNETRELLKYVFQTENELTMAMPGTGSAGMEAAWANTVLPEMKVIICVHGVFGQRMTDVASRYGANVVVVGSPMGRPIDPADLQKAIKDNPDAKVVGIVHAETSTGVLQPLEEISKMVHEAGMFLLVDCVTSLGGVEVPVERLKFDMTYSGTQKCLNCPPGLAPLTVSPRMGEWISKREIPVKNWYLDLNMIMRYWGEDRFYHHTAPINMTYALNEALRIILEEGNEKRWERHWSNARLFWKVLEAMGLKPVVEEKYRLPSLTTYYTPEGVNEASVRKYLMDKYSIEIGGGLGELKGKIHRVGLMGVNSNPAKMALLTVALCDAFNAHGYKCDTGAALEVLSGK encoded by the coding sequence ATGGAACTTAAAGCAGGAATGACCTTACCGCTTCGTAAAACAACAGAAAAATTACTAATGGGCCCCGGCCCATCCAACGCCGACCAGCGTGTGCTGCGGGCGATGAGCGAGCCGATGATCGGGCACCTTGATCCCGATTTTCTGGGGATCATGAACGAGACCAGAGAGCTTCTTAAATACGTCTTCCAGACGGAGAACGAACTCACCATGGCGATGCCGGGAACGGGAAGCGCCGGCATGGAGGCCGCCTGGGCCAACACCGTACTTCCGGAGATGAAAGTCATCATCTGTGTCCACGGCGTATTCGGACAGAGGATGACGGACGTCGCCTCCCGCTACGGAGCCAACGTCGTCGTCGTCGGGTCGCCGATGGGCAGACCCATAGACCCCGCCGACCTGCAAAAGGCCATCAAAGACAACCCCGACGCGAAAGTGGTTGGCATCGTCCACGCGGAGACCTCCACCGGTGTCCTTCAGCCGCTTGAGGAGATCTCAAAGATGGTGCATGAGGCGGGGATGTTCCTGCTCGTGGACTGCGTCACCTCCCTCGGCGGCGTGGAAGTACCCGTGGAGAGGCTCAAATTCGATATGACCTACAGCGGGACCCAGAAATGCCTCAACTGCCCTCCCGGCCTGGCGCCTCTCACCGTCTCCCCGCGTATGGGCGAATGGATCAGCAAACGCGAAATACCCGTCAAAAACTGGTATCTTGACCTTAACATGATAATGCGCTACTGGGGAGAAGACCGCTTCTACCACCACACGGCGCCGATAAACATGACCTACGCGCTCAACGAGGCGCTGCGTATCATCCTCGAAGAGGGAAATGAAAAACGTTGGGAGCGTCACTGGTCCAACGCACGTCTCTTCTGGAAGGTGCTGGAGGCCATGGGTCTGAAACCGGTCGTGGAAGAAAAATACCGTCTGCCGAGCCTGACCACCTACTATACCCCCGAGGGTGTGAACGAGGCTTCGGTGCGCAAATACCTTATGGACAAATACAGCATCGAGATCGGAGGCGGCCTCGGCGAGCTGAAAGGTAAGATCCACCGCGTCGGCCTTATGGGGGTTAACTCCAACCCCGCGAAAATGGCGCTGCTGACCGTAGCGCTCTGCGACGCCTTCAACGCGCACGGATACAAGTGCGATACCGGCGCGGCGCTGGAGGTCTTGTCCGGAAAATAA
- the pepT gene encoding peptidase T, protein MDNIVLERFLRYVKVDTESAYNRQSVPSTEKQKDLAAMIVGELKALGVNEAFFSDSGCVYARIPANGGGDAPAIGFSSHLDTSPEFSGKEVKPRIVKNYDGGDIVLNEELGIVMEAARFPHLKNYIGCDLVVTDGTTLLGADDKAGIAEIMGMVQYFCEHPEERHGEIQLFFPTDEEIGCLGAKTLDKGRFNPQFAYTLDGGPLGEIAYETFNAAEARISIKGVNIHPGLAKDQMKNAILVANEFINMLPAAETPGHTEGYEGYYHVLELSGEVELAKMRLYLRDHDRMKFEIRKERMHEIAAFLNKVYGEGTVSVAVTDTYRNICEAIEGRFEMVEAIAAAMKKEGVAPFYIPMRGGTDGTILSFEGIPCPNICIGGHNFHGRYEYIPVQSMEKISSILVDIVKSFVK, encoded by the coding sequence ATGGACAATATTGTGTTGGAGAGATTTTTACGGTACGTAAAGGTGGACACGGAATCGGCATACAACCGGCAGAGCGTGCCGAGCACGGAAAAGCAGAAAGACCTCGCGGCGATGATCGTCGGCGAGCTAAAGGCCCTCGGAGTGAACGAGGCGTTTTTCTCCGATTCCGGCTGTGTATACGCCAGGATTCCCGCAAACGGCGGCGGGGATGCCCCGGCGATCGGATTCAGCTCTCATCTTGATACCTCGCCAGAATTCAGCGGGAAAGAGGTTAAGCCGCGTATTGTAAAAAATTATGACGGCGGGGACATAGTCCTCAATGAGGAGCTTGGTATCGTCATGGAGGCGGCCCGTTTTCCCCACCTGAAAAACTATATTGGCTGCGACCTGGTTGTGACGGACGGCACAACGCTCCTCGGCGCCGACGATAAGGCGGGGATCGCCGAGATAATGGGGATGGTCCAGTATTTTTGCGAACATCCCGAGGAGAGGCATGGAGAGATCCAGCTCTTCTTCCCGACGGATGAGGAGATCGGCTGTCTGGGGGCCAAGACTCTCGATAAGGGCCGCTTCAACCCGCAGTTCGCCTACACGCTCGACGGCGGCCCACTTGGGGAGATCGCCTATGAAACATTCAACGCCGCCGAGGCAAGGATCTCGATAAAGGGGGTCAACATCCATCCGGGGCTTGCGAAGGATCAGATGAAGAACGCGATCCTTGTCGCCAACGAATTTATCAATATGCTGCCGGCCGCGGAGACGCCGGGCCACACCGAGGGGTACGAGGGGTATTACCATGTGCTGGAGCTCTCCGGCGAAGTGGAGCTGGCAAAGATGCGCCTCTACCTGAGGGACCACGACCGGATGAAATTCGAGATAAGAAAAGAGCGCATGCACGAGATCGCGGCCTTCCTCAATAAAGTTTACGGAGAGGGTACGGTAAGTGTGGCCGTCACCGATACCTACCGGAATATCTGCGAGGCGATAGAGGGACGCTTTGAGATGGTCGAAGCGATCGCCGCGGCGATGAAAAAAGAGGGGGTCGCCCCGTTCTATATCCCGATGCGCGGCGGTACGGACGGGACGATACTTTCCTTTGAGGGAATTCCCTGTCCAAATATCTGTATCGGTGGACACAACTTCCACGGACGGTATGAATATATCCCCGTTCAGTCGATGGAGAAAATTTCCTCTATATTGGTGGATATCGTCAAAAGCTTTGTGAAATAA
- a CDS encoding sodium:solute symporter family protein, whose translation MLNASPVIITCVVLYLCVVLGVGLYLTKKKVKSSDDFAVANRSLPTVVLIGTLLATWCGGGAITGSAGLIWGNGPYFGLLIFIGAPIGMFMLYLVSGRVRQATTYTIPELFEVRYGTAARVIATVCIVLGYIGILASQFKAAGHVINLSTGIDFEIAVMLCGLLMLLLAVTGGMFSVAYTDALSAFLFVGSFIIAVPVLSGQIDGGFLGIFKGLPAGRDSFKGSLNVIQALGYIFPIFFLVLGDQNMIQRMGAARDVETARRSGKGLIIGEVLVFSLQIIVASAGIYLLPNLAKPDTVIFQLAINFMPVLVGGLLMASCMAFIVTTGDSYILTISSNVTYDIWNRFFHRDATDKEKLAFLRISAVGVAVLAYLMGRYFPDILSVQMYAYSMYGASVTPALVCALFAKNVTKMGGVCGILMGGMATVIWEIVLKSPFGIKSAIITVPLSFATIFIVSAITRGRSEVVPVEVLYQGKNR comes from the coding sequence ATGTTGAACGCAAGTCCGGTAATTATCACCTGTGTGGTATTGTATCTCTGTGTCGTTTTGGGTGTAGGCCTGTATCTTACGAAGAAAAAGGTCAAGAGCTCCGACGACTTTGCCGTCGCTAACAGAAGTCTGCCGACGGTCGTCCTCATCGGTACTCTGCTGGCCACGTGGTGCGGCGGCGGCGCGATAACCGGTTCAGCTGGGCTTATTTGGGGAAACGGCCCCTATTTTGGACTTTTGATTTTTATCGGGGCGCCTATCGGGATGTTCATGCTTTATCTGGTATCCGGGCGGGTGCGCCAGGCCACTACCTACACGATCCCGGAACTTTTTGAAGTGAGATACGGAACGGCGGCCCGCGTCATCGCCACGGTATGTATCGTTTTGGGATACATAGGCATTCTGGCCTCACAGTTCAAAGCGGCCGGGCATGTCATAAATCTGAGCACGGGGATCGATTTTGAGATCGCCGTCATGCTCTGCGGGCTGTTGATGCTCCTGCTGGCGGTTACCGGAGGAATGTTCAGCGTCGCCTACACGGACGCGCTCAGCGCCTTCCTTTTCGTCGGCTCTTTCATCATCGCCGTGCCGGTGCTGTCGGGACAGATAGACGGAGGTTTTTTAGGGATATTCAAGGGGCTTCCGGCTGGCAGAGACTCATTTAAGGGAAGCCTGAACGTTATACAGGCGCTGGGATATATATTTCCGATCTTCTTCCTGGTCCTAGGCGACCAGAATATGATACAGAGAATGGGAGCGGCAAGGGACGTTGAGACGGCAAGGCGCTCCGGCAAGGGGCTGATCATCGGCGAAGTGCTGGTCTTTTCACTTCAGATTATTGTCGCAAGCGCCGGTATCTATCTGCTTCCGAATCTCGCCAAGCCGGACACGGTAATTTTCCAGCTGGCGATCAATTTCATGCCGGTGCTGGTCGGCGGCCTCTTAATGGCCTCCTGTATGGCCTTCATCGTTACGACCGGAGATTCGTACATACTCACGATCTCCTCCAATGTGACATACGACATCTGGAACCGCTTCTTCCACAGAGACGCGACCGATAAGGAAAAACTCGCCTTCCTCAGGATTTCGGCGGTTGGCGTGGCGGTGCTGGCCTATCTTATGGGACGTTACTTCCCGGACATCCTGTCGGTGCAGATGTATGCCTATTCGATGTACGGCGCCTCCGTTACGCCGGCGCTGGTCTGCGCGCTCTTCGCCAAAAATGTGACGAAGATGGGAGGCGTATGCGGCATCCTGATGGGCGGTATGGCGACGGTGATCTGGGAGATCGTCCTCAAGTCGCCGTTTGGTATAAAGAGCGCCATCATCACGGTACCCCTTTCGTTCGCGACGATCTTCATCGTCTCCGCCATTACGCGCGGCCGCAGCGAGGTCGTACCGGTCGAGGTGCTCTATCAGGGTAAAAACAGGTAG